CTCCGGACCTGTCGTCGTGAGATGAGCGTTGACATTTGCCGGGTTGGCATACTGATTCAAATAGCAATAGTTCTCAGGGTACTTCTGCTTCAAATCCCGTGCGACCGCTTGCGCTCCGTCTGTGGAAAGCAGCGGATCCGTGTAGATCAACTCCGCGCCGTAAGCGTGCAGAATCTGTTTGCGTTCCCGGCTGGCATTATCAGGAACGCAAAGCGTGACACCGATGCCCAGCGCGGCGCCCAGCATCGCCAGCGCGATGCCCGTATTGCCGCTTGTGGCTTCGAGCACGCGAGTACGCTCGTTAATGCGGTGGTTTCGCATCGCATCAGACAGCATCGCCCACGCGGCGCGGTCTTTCACAGAACCGCCGGGATTTTTCCATTCCGCTTTGGCAAACACGCGCACATTTGGGGATAGTCCTCTGGTTACACCGGCCAGCTCAATCAGCGGTGTGTTCCCTATCAAATGCACCAGCGGGGGTACACTTTGTACGTACCGCGCCGCGCGCGGTGTGATGGTCAAACTAGTCGCTGGAATACTCATCGTTGCCTCAAGTCCATTTCCTTTTTCCTGTCTTGCCTTAGTTTGCAGCCGGGATCCTGCGCTTGCTGAAATACCAGTCTGTGTATTCATCCGCCTCGGCTTTGCGGTTTTCAGCGACGGTGACGTATTGCGGCGGCGGAATAATGCACGGCTCGCCCGGATGCCAGTTCTCGGGAGTCGCCAGTCCATGTTTGTCCGTGGTCTGCAGCGCATCCAGAATTCTGATCACCTCGTCAATCGAACGGCCGTTTGAGAGAGGATAGTAAATCATCGCCCGAATTACACCCTTGTCGTCAATGACAAACACAGCTCGCACTGCGGAGGTGTCGCTTGCCTCCGGATGCAGCATGCCGTATGCGCGCGCGACATCGCCTTTCAAGTCGGCAATCAACGGAAATGGAATCGGTTGATTGAATTTCTCTTCGATGTTCCGAAGCCACGCGATATGTGAGTAAATGGAATCTATCGACAAGCCGATGACTTGTGTATTTCTCTTGGCAAATTCCTCATGCTTGCGGGCGAATCCCAGAAACTCGGTTGTGCATACGGGAGTAAAGTCAGCCGGGTGAGAAAAGAGCACCACCCATTTCCCGCGGTAATCGGAAAGTCTGAGGTCTCCCTGCGTGGTCTTGGCCGTGAAGTCAGGCGCGGGAGTATTGATTCTCGGCAGCGTAATCTGTGCCGTTGTTGAAGTTCCGTTTGTTGTTCCGTTCGTGCTCATGTCTCTTCCTTGGACTGCGAATTTTAGCGTTTTCATTTTCTAAGCAACAAAAAACCCCCTCGCGATAGCAAGGGGGTTTTCAACATTCTAATGCGGTTACCGTGTCATTCAGTCACGGACATGCGCACACAACCACCCTCGCCATGGGAGCGGGTCTGACAACAACACAGACAAGTGGTCATTTTTTGGGTACGCATAAATACAAGATACACTCGCCGAGGGGGTGAAGTCAAGAGCTCGGATAAAGAATTCCAAAAATTCTTTTGCAGTTCCTCATATTATTCTAACACAGATTTAACTAATTGTGTGAGCTAATAATTCAGAGGCTTCAAACAAGAGGCCGTAAATACCTCCAAAACAAGCAATTCTCCGTTGAGAAAGTGAGGGAAATGTGATACTTTGTGACATTCAAACTGCCTTGACCCCCTCGACCTTCGCCCGTCCAATCATGCGACGACTGACTCTGTTTCTTCTTGTTTTTACTGTTCCTATGTCTGCCTTTGCTACAGACGACCTGCCGTTATGGCTTGTAAACACGAAACTTAGCGGTGATTTTCGTTACCGGCATGAAGGAATCGACCGTGAAGGTGGGTCAGCAACCTATCGTAACCGGATTCGGTACCGCCTCGGCATCGATACCAAGGTCAATGAGAAGGTCTTGGTCGGGGCGCGGTTTGCCTCCGGCGTGGGCGATCCACGTTCCACGAATCAGGACCTCGAAGATGGCCTCTCTGCAAAATCCATAAATCTCGATCGCGCCTTTTTCGAACTCACACCCTGTGACCACTGGTGGGTTACCGCCGGCAAATTCGGCAATCCCTTTGTGTCCACCGACCTCCATTGGGATGCCGATGTGAATTTTGAGGGCGGCGCGATTCGCTATTCCTCGGGAGAAGAGGTTCGCTTCGCCGTTACAGGTGGAGGCATTTGGCTCGAACCCTACAAGGCAGAGCACGGCAGCGGTATTTGGGCTGGCCAACTATCCGCCAGCGGCAAACATGGTTCGAAGGGAACCTGGCAAGCCTCGGCCGGCCTATACTCCTATGTTAATCGAAACATGCTGGCAGGCACAAGCAGCTACGGGAACAGCATTGGGGACAACGGCATGTTCCGCTCCGACTTCGAAATTCTCGATATCGTGGCGCAAGTGACGATGCCCGTCGGCAAATCCAAGCTGACAGTCACTGCCAATCCCGTTCTGAACACGGCAACCTCAAGTGACAACATCGGCTGGTTGGCAATGCTGAAGTTGGGCGGGAAATGCTGGGATAGAAAGTGTTCATTGTCCTACGACTATCGCGTTCTTGAAGCGGACGCACTGTTTGGAGCATTTACAGACAGCGATGCGGCCGGCGGCAGAACCAATCAGCGCGGACACCGAATCATGGGCGATATTGAGCTGATGGACGGCTTCACCACCGGAGCATCAGCGTACTTCAATACCCTTTCCGCCTCCGGTGAAGGCGACTGGTATCAGCGATGGATGGTGGATGGAGTCGTGAAATTCTAAACTCACGAAATCCTCACAATTTATCGCTACTCTCACATTCTACAAATTGAAAACAGGAGATAACATGCGTTCCATGATTCGTTTTGCGACAGTTGTTGTCGCAATCAGTATGCTGGTAATCGGGATGGGCTGTGGGAAGAAGGCCGACAAAGCCGTTGAAAAGGCCTCCATTGACATTAAAGGTTCCGACACGATGGTCAATCTGATGTCTGCCATGGCGGAAGCTTACATGAAGGCACATCCCGACAAGCAAGTCG
The genomic region above belongs to bacterium and contains:
- a CDS encoding cysteine synthase family protein; protein product: MSIPATSLTITPRAARYVQSVPPLVHLIGNTPLIELAGVTRGLSPNVRVFAKAEWKNPGGSVKDRAAWAMLSDAMRNHRINERTRVLEATSGNTGIALAMLGAALGIGVTLCVPDNASRERKQILHAYGAELIYTDPLLSTDGAQAVARDLKQKYPENYCYLNQYANPANVNAHLTTTGPEIWRQTEGAVTHFVSGLGTTGTFTGVGRYLKARNPHVTVASFQPDSPFHGLEGLKHLPSVHVPEIYDGKLSDIELEVSTEEAYTMCRRLAGEEGLLVGTSSGASAAAAMKLAETLEDGIVVTIFPDGAEKYLSTPAWEGN
- a CDS encoding peroxiredoxin; translation: MSTNGTTNGTSTTAQITLPRINTPAPDFTAKTTQGDLRLSDYRGKWVVLFSHPADFTPVCTTEFLGFARKHEEFAKRNTQVIGLSIDSIYSHIAWLRNIEEKFNQPIPFPLIADLKGDVARAYGMLHPEASDTSAVRAVFVIDDKGVIRAMIYYPLSNGRSIDEVIRILDALQTTDKHGLATPENWHPGEPCIIPPPQYVTVAENRKAEADEYTDWYFSKRRIPAAN
- a CDS encoding putative porin is translated as MSAFATDDLPLWLVNTKLSGDFRYRHEGIDREGGSATYRNRIRYRLGIDTKVNEKVLVGARFASGVGDPRSTNQDLEDGLSAKSINLDRAFFELTPCDHWWVTAGKFGNPFVSTDLHWDADVNFEGGAIRYSSGEEVRFAVTGGGIWLEPYKAEHGSGIWAGQLSASGKHGSKGTWQASAGLYSYVNRNMLAGTSSYGNSIGDNGMFRSDFEILDIVAQVTMPVGKSKLTVTANPVLNTATSSDNIGWLAMLKLGGKCWDRKCSLSYDYRVLEADALFGAFTDSDAAGGRTNQRGHRIMGDIELMDGFTTGASAYFNTLSASGEGDWYQRWMVDGVVKF